Within Schaalia sp. HMT-172, the genomic segment CCAGATCCTCACGGACTACACGCGCCGGGGTGGCACCGTCATCCTGTCCTCGCACGTGATGGCGACCGTCCAGCAGCTGTGCACGCATGTGGCCATCATCGACAAGGGGCGTGTGCTCGTCGCCGGCACCACCGACGAGGTCGCCCAGGGTGGTGACCTGGGGGAGCGCTTCACCTCCCTGGTCGGCGGCGTTCACTCCGAGGAAGGCCTGTCGTGGTTGGGCAACTGATTCGCCTCAAGCTCCGTATCATCTGGAACACGGTTCGCCGCCAGACTGCCGTGCTGGTGCTGGCCGCCCTCGGCACCCTGTACTTCAGTGGGATCTATGCGTCCGTGCTCGTGGGGGCAGCGTTCCTCGCCCGATCCGACGAGGCCGACCTGGCAACGCCGTTCCTTCCCATCGTGGGTCCCGTTGTCGTCGTCCTGTGGCTGATCCTGCCCATTGCGTTTGCCTCGATGGACAACTCACTCGATCCCGTGCGTCTGTCGCCCTACGTGGGGCCGAGCAAGCGGCTGGGGGTGGCACTGGTCGCCGCGACCGCTGTGGGGCCCGGCGGCGTCATGTCTGCCATGGCGCTTCTCGTTCCCGTGTGGTTTGCGTTGTGGCGGGCCCAATGGGTGGCGGCCCTCGGCTGGCTGGTCGCGGGCATCGTCACCCTTCCTCTTGCGGTGCTGTGGGCGCGTGCGGTCGGCACCTGGTTCGCGGTGCGTATCGATAGCTCGGGCAAGAAGGACGCCGTCACGATGGTCGGCTTCATCGCCTTTTTCGTGGTGCTGACCCCGCTGGGTTACTGGATGAAGCTCCTGTCGGATAACTTCTCGCTGGAGCTGTTCCAAGCCGGGCTGAACGTCGCGCTGTGGTCGCCCGTCGGCGCTCCCTTCGGCGTTGTTGTCTCCCTGCTCGAGGGGGCGTGGGGTGCCGCTGGCATCCGCGCCCTCGTCACGCTGGCCACGGCTGTTGTCGGCTGGCGTGTCTGGCTGGCCGTCCTGCGTCCCGTCATGAGCGGCTACGCGGGTGAGATCAGTGCCGACGCGCAGCTGGCCATCAACGAGGGACGTTATCTCATCGACGAGTCCGCCGAGCAGGAAGCGCGAGGCCAACGGACCGCGGCGTCGCGTTCGGCCGGCCTGCGCAGCGTCGATACCTTCACACGCCTCGGTATCGGCGTGCGCTCGGCGTCTTTGGCGGCGCGCACGCTGCGCTACTGGATCGTGGATCCGCGCCTCAACATGAACATGGTGTTCGCTATTCTCTTCCCGATCATCGGGGTGCTCTTGGGGCGCGTGGCGGTCGATGGGCAGCAGGTGCTCTTCACGGGGATCTTCCTCTACCTCGTGCCCGTGACCATGGGCCTGAGCGTGGGAGCGCTCATGCAATACGACTCGACGGGTGCCTGGATCGTCATCTCCTCGGGGATGAGCGGCCGGGAGGAACGCCGCGGACGCCTCGTTGGTTCCCTCGTCGTCCTCGTGCCGCAGGCGCTCGGATACCTCATCCATGACGCCATCACGAGGGCTGGTGCGTCCGACTTCGTCTTCCACCAAGTGATGGGCGTCGTCCTCTTCTCGGGCGCGGCCGCAACGACCCTCGTCGTGAATGCGCGCTGGGTGTACCCGGTACAGCCGCCGGGTGTCTCGCCGTTGGCGACGAAGGGGACCGGCTCGTTCCTGTTGACGATGCTGATGCAGCTCGCGGGATTCGCGGGCACCGCAGTCTTGCAGATCCCGTCTTACGTGCTGATCGCGCTGGCCTCCTTCGGCCTGGTTCCGTTCTGGGTTGCTTACGTGGTTGCCCTGCCCTGGTCGGTGATCATCCTGGAGGGGGCAGTGCGTGTCGGCGGGCGCGTGTGGGACCGGTACTCGGTTGCCGCGCTGACGACGATTCGCAGCTGGCCGGGGCACTGATTTCACCTCACCTGGATGTACGAGGCCGGGGTTGCCCGCGTGGGTGCCCTGGCCTCGTTCTCAGTGCTCTACGCGTGGGGCGAAGCGCCTGGCGGCGTGTGTGGGTGCTGCCGGTGGGGGAGAGGTGGGCGACTCTGACCAGTGATGCGCCGTGCGGAGGCGTAATAGATCGGCGCGATTCGAGCCTCGAATAGAAGACAGGAATGTGGATACCCGGTAAGGTGGTGGGTGTTACCTGACCATGAAAGGACAACGTCCATGCATGCCCCATCGATCATGCGCGTCGGCGCTGCCGTGGCCATCTTCGGCCTCGCCGCGATCCCCAGTGTCCTGCAGGTCCCAGCCTACGCGGCAGACGTCGCGGGACCGGCAACCTGCTACCTTGCCGATGACAACGGCACCATCATCGAACCCCGCCAGGAGTACACTCCACGCGAAGGCGCCGGTGGGCTCCCCATGCTTCCCAGTCCCGTCGTCGCCGGCCAGTACACGCTGGAAGTGAGCGCTCCCGCAGTGAACTTCGATCCGGATCAGCCCGACTTGCACTTTGCATGCGAGGTCTTCTACTCATCCCTCGGTAAGGTTCGTCTCGTTGATGCCGACGGCACCGTGCACGCGGCACAGTCCTATGCCAACGATCAGAATGACCCGTCGCGCGCCGCCGCGACGGCTATCCCGGCGTTGCCCGAGGGGTACGAGATTGTCCCCGGCCAAAACGTCTTCGGCCTTGATGCCGGTGCTGGGACGGTCGACCCCAATAACCCCGCCGACGCGCGCGCCGTGGGTGCGAACACCGACATCGTGATCCGCAAGGTGGCGAATAATCCGACACCCGAGCCGAGCTCCACGCCTTCGACGCCTGTGCCTTCGACGCCCGCCCCCATGCCCTCGGTGACTGCGACGCCCGCGCCTTCTACACCCGCGACGCCTGTCCCCACGCCCTCGGTGACTGCGACGCCCGTGCCTTCCACGCCCGCGACACCCGCCCCCGCGCCCTCGGTGACTTCGACGCCCGTGCCTTCGGCTCCCGTCCCCACTCCCTCGGTGACTGCGACGCCCGTGCCTTCCACGCCCGCGACGCCTGCGAAGCAGACGCCTGCTCCGAAGCTCGCACGCACGGGCACGGTCGCGGGAGGCTTCGCCGGTGCGGCGGCCCTCCTAGGCCTCATCGGCGCTGGGGTGATCGCCCTGCGCAGGTACCGCGCCTGATAGCAGGGGCCAGTTGAGGCAGTTTGGATAGGTTTTCGCCTGACGCGATGCGAACGTGGCTCGGGCGTATCGAGTGAGGCCGAGGCCGGGGTTACCCACGAGGTGCCCCGGCCTCGTCGTCTACGACGCACCCACATACCACCACGATGAAACACCCGCCTTCAACACTGACTGTGGCCTACTACCAAGCTGAATAGTCACCACAAAGCCAACACGTTTTGTCCGTCCGCCCACATAAGGCGGGGGTGCCGGTGAATGACCGGCACCCCCGCCTCTGGCTATGAAACGCGAATTACGAGCGCTTCCTCCGCATTGTCGCGGCGCCGATAGCGCCTGTCACGGCAGCGAGCAACAGCACCTCGCCGGTGAAAGCACCGGTCTTGGCAAGCTGCGTAGCGGGCGTGGGAGGAGCCGAGGGCGAAACCGTCGTCGGTGTAGGCGTGGGAGGAGCCGAGGGCGTGACCGTCGTCGGTGTAGGTGTCGGACCCGGCTTGAAGGACAGTCGTGTCACGTAGGGATGCGACTCGCTCGTCGTGTACTTCAGGGGGTGCTTCATGAGCGGAGCTTCATCCCATCCGGCAGAAGGACCGGTCATGGGGAACGTCCATGCGGCGGAAGAAGGGGGGATTGTAGGGGGGCATGCGGGCGATGGAGGATCAAATACTGTTCCAACAACAGGACGAGGCTCGGCCGGTTCGACAGTGTCATCGCCCATCGTTGGAGGGCATGCGGGTGACGGCCACCCGGGCTTGACTGTGACACCGAGTTGTTTCTCAACATCAACCGAGATAACGCCCTGTGTGAGGTGATCGATCTGGTAATCCGTATCGGCAGTCGCGGATTCGGTGAAGGCTATCTTCTTAATAGTGATCACCGCATCACCGTGAAGCGCACCCATCGCGTTCTTGAGGGCTGCGATGGTGGTGATCTCATTGGGGTTATCGAAGTCCACGGTAACCGTTGCGGTCTGTCCGTTAACTGCCACTGTCTTCGCTGAGAAGCCCTGGGGAAGCCCGGTCACCGAGATAGCCGAGGGATCAGAAAACTTCAGCTGCGCAGGAAGAGTGATCTGGGTTGTGAAGCCCAAGTGAGCATTGTTCAGTGCAATATCGTCGAAAGCGCGGGGCGTCTCGTCGTATTTCTTGAGGAGATCCGCAATGCGCCCACCTCGAAGGTCGTCCAAGTGGACGACGTTCTCGATGGTCAGAAGCGAGTTCTTATTCTCGGCGCGGATCTCTTTCTTTTGAGTTGGTGGGTTCTCATCGGTACCGATCTTAAAATCGGTGTCGATTGCCGGGTCATCACCGTTGACCGGAAGGGAGCCGAAAACCTTCTTGTACTTGTAAATTCCGGTCAAGCGATCCGCCGACAACTCCCAAGTGGAGAATTCGTAGTCGGGAATTCCTGCGGCTTGGAAGAAGTTCGGTCCGGTCTTCGGGGGCTGCAAGTCGTGGCCGTCATCTTCATCAACCCAGCGCGTTGTCCTGGTCGGTGCGGACGCGAAGCAATCACTAGGCGACTGTGCGACTGCCAGGGTCTTTGTGTCGAAGCTAAAGACCTGAGCGGGAGTGGTCGGAGATGCGAAGAAGTTGAACTTACCTGTCACGGTAACCTGTTCGCTGGCCAGTTGAGTCGCTTCTGTGGGGTCAGTTGTGCCAACGGCATAGGGGACCTGGACCTTGATCGTGTGCTGGCCGGGGTTGGCTTTCTCTGCATCGTAGATATCGAGCAGCTGCTGCCAGCTCAGATCCTTGAGCTGGATGTTCGCAGTGACCTGTGTGTTGTCATCGTTTGGGGAGAACGACGTGTAGGCGATCAGTGACGAGGTAGATTTCGCGCGAGACGTCCCCAACGTGACCGCCTCAGGGACACTCACGGTCAGTGCGATATCGGCGTTGTCGTTGCTGCCGGAGTCATGAGGGGAGAGTCCCTGTGCAGCCGCAGCGCGGATTTCGGCTTCGTGGCCTGCCAGAAGCGTAGTGACCGGAATGTCCAGCACGACGGTACCGTGATAGGTCGTGATCACCGGGTTGGTATTGCACACAGTCGTGCTTGTCGACGAGACGTATTGTGAGAGGGTGAAGGGCGCGGCATCGGCTTGTGCGCTGCGAGGCACAAAGATTGTGACGGTACCTGCAGCGACTAGAGCCAAACCGGCACCCGTAGCCAGAACTCTCCGGCTTTTCCTCATGATGTTCCCCATTCGCTGGCGTGCGTATGATTCATGGTTTTCCAGTATACACAGTGTCGATAAGAAGTACATCGGGCGGTGTCGATGGGTGGTAGCAATCAGTTCGTTGAATGCTTGGATGGGGGTGGGGTAGCCGAGGGGGCTCTGGGGCAGTTGCCCGGGATTTTCCGATCAGAAATGTCGGGGCGCTTCAATCGATCAGCCGCATCCCAGTGCTTGTTGCCTGGAATCGTGGCGCGCTGACGCGGAAGCGCTTTCCCAGCACGTTAGCCCGATGACATGCGCGTGGGCCCGTTAATGTGAGCGTGGGCAGCCCCGCCCAGACACGGAATAGCGGGTTTGCGTGCGATAGTGCGGGTCAGCGCTCGCAATAGCGGGTTCGCGTGCGAGCGACACGCGCGGCCAGGCGCCGTTGTGCCCGTATCGCAGACCACCTCGCCCACGACACCCCATTGTTGGCGTTTGTCGCCGAGGTGGTCTGCACTTTGGGCGCCACGCCGCCCCGAACCGCGATCTCACCGCCAGCAAACGGGGGGAATTGCACCATTAGAGGTGCGACACGCCGGCGACACGCCGTGGCGAGGCTTCTAATGCTGCAAAACCCCCCACCATTACCCGAACAGAGTCAGGTTGCGGCACCCATGAGCGCAAGCGCCAGGCCGTGGCACCCTCTCACCCGATCACGCGGCAGCCACACAGGCCCGTGATGCAGTATTCGCAGGAACGAGGCGCACACCGCCAACTAAAACACCGACTTTCCCGCATCAATAAGCCAAAAAGTCACCCTTCCAGCAACACGCACTGTCCTATAACTCAACTTCAATACCGACTTTCCCGCACTAACAAGGCAAAAAGTCGCTACAAAACCAACACGATTTGTCCATCCTCATAGTTGGTCCCAACCACCTAAAATACCGACTTTCCCGCACCAGAAAGCCAAAAAGTTACCCTTCCAGCAACATGCAGTGTCCTATAACCCCCATAACCCCCGTCGACGGCAGGCTGATGTTGCGCCTATCTCGGGCGCCTGGCCGCGTGGGGTGGCATAGCCTTTGGGCGTGCGGCCTGTCGGCGCCCCTGGGCGGTGGGCGCCGAGCACACGAAAAACCGGCGATCCGAAGACCGCCGGTTATCTGTGCGTCATGGGGGACTTGAACCCTCAACCCGCTGATTAAGAGTCAGCTGCTCTGCCAATTGAGCTAATGACGCGGAACTTTCTCCAGCCGAAGCCGGGAAAGCTGTGCGTCATGGGGGACTTGAACCCTCAACCCGCTGATTAAGAGTCAGCTGCTCTGCCAATTGAGCTAATGACGCGGGGGTTTTGCAACCGAGAAGTAAATATACATGCCCCGCCTGGCGGGTGCAAGTCAGTGGTGGCTCTCGTGTCCTATGTCGCATCTTCGCTGGCGTGAATGGCGGGCAACCGCTGCGGGCGTGTCGGCTCGCTGTGGGCGCATACTGCGTGGGCCCGGAGGCCGGGCTGCGCTCCCGATGAGCGAGGCGGCGGTTCGAGCGCTTGTTGCGCGGGCGCACAGGTCGGCCTTGCCTACAATGGGACCTCGAGCGAAAGGGGAAGCCATGTCGGAGGCGTCGAGCGAATACTCAACAGTCGTCGAGGACATCCTCAAGCTCGTGTGGAGCGCCGAGGAGGCCGGCCGTGACGGCGTCAAGCCTAAAGACATTGGCGAACACATGGGCGTGGTCCCCTCGACGACGACGGAGAACGTGCAGCGCCTCGCCCGGCAAGGCCTCGTGACGCACGAGCGCTACGGGCGCGTGCGCCTGACGGAGGAGGGGCGCGCCGTCGCCCTGGGCATGGTGCGCCGCCATCGCCTGCTTGAGACTTACCTGCATGAGGCTCTCGGATTCTCCTGGGACGAGGTGCACGA encodes:
- a CDS encoding cell wall protein — encoded protein: MITTYHGTVVLDIPVTTLLAGHEAEIRAAAAQGLSPHDSGSNDNADIALTVSVPEAVTLGTSRAKSTSSLIAYTSFSPNDDNTQVTANIQLKDLSWQQLLDIYDAEKANPGQHTIKVQVPYAVGTTDPTEATQLASEQVTVTGKFNFFASPTTPAQVFSFDTKTLAVAQSPSDCFASAPTRTTRWVDEDDGHDLQPPKTGPNFFQAAGIPDYEFSTWELSADRLTGIYKYKKVFGSLPVNGDDPAIDTDFKIGTDENPPTQKKEIRAENKNSLLTIENVVHLDDLRGGRIADLLKKYDETPRAFDDIALNNAHLGFTTQITLPAQLKFSDPSAISVTGLPQGFSAKTVAVNGQTATVTVDFDNPNEITTIAALKNAMGALHGDAVITIKKIAFTESATADTDYQIDHLTQGVISVDVEKQLGVTVKPGWPSPACPPTMGDDTVEPAEPRPVVGTVFDPPSPACPPTIPPSSAAWTFPMTGPSAGWDEAPLMKHPLKYTTSESHPYVTRLSFKPGPTPTPTTVTPSAPPTPTPTTVSPSAPPTPATQLAKTGAFTGEVLLLAAVTGAIGAATMRRKRS